The following proteins come from a genomic window of Streptomyces sp. Sge12:
- a CDS encoding gamma-aminobutyraldehyde dehydrogenase produces MTTELRRLRNYIGGEFKDAADGRTTEVVNPATGEVYATAPLSGQADVDAAMAAAAAAFPGWRDTTPAERQRALLKIADAFEARAEELIAAESENTGKPLGLTASEELPPMVDQIRFFAGAARLLEGRSAGEYMEGMTSIIRREPVGVCAQVAPWNYPMMMAVWKFAPAIAAGNTVVLKPSDTTPASTVLMAEIIDSVLPKGVFNVICGDRETGKAMVEHSTPAMASITGSVRAGMQVAESASKDVKRVHLELGGKAPVVVFEDADIPKAVEDIAVAGYFNAGQDCTAATRVLVHESIHDEFVAALAKAAADTKTGQPDDEDVLYGPLNNPNQLKQVAGFIERLPAHAKVEAGGHQVGEKGYFYAPTVVSGLKQDDEIIQNEVFGPVITVQSFTNEDQALEYANGVEFALASSVWTKDHGRAMRMSKNLDFGCVWINTHIPLVAEMPHGGFKKSGYGKDLSAYGFEDYTRIKHVMTSLDG; encoded by the coding sequence GTGACCACCGAACTGCGTCGTCTGCGCAACTACATCGGCGGGGAGTTCAAGGACGCCGCCGACGGGCGGACCACCGAGGTGGTCAACCCGGCCACCGGCGAGGTGTACGCCACCGCCCCGCTCTCGGGCCAGGCCGATGTCGACGCCGCCATGGCCGCCGCCGCGGCAGCCTTCCCGGGCTGGCGCGACACCACCCCGGCGGAGCGCCAGCGGGCGCTGCTGAAGATCGCGGACGCCTTCGAGGCGCGCGCGGAGGAGCTCATCGCCGCCGAGTCGGAGAACACCGGCAAGCCGCTGGGCCTCACGGCCAGCGAGGAACTGCCGCCGATGGTGGACCAGATCCGCTTCTTCGCCGGTGCCGCACGTCTGCTGGAGGGCCGCTCGGCCGGCGAGTACATGGAGGGGATGACCTCGATCATCCGCCGTGAGCCGGTCGGCGTCTGTGCCCAGGTCGCGCCGTGGAACTACCCGATGATGATGGCCGTGTGGAAGTTCGCCCCGGCCATCGCGGCGGGCAACACCGTCGTGCTCAAGCCTTCGGACACCACCCCGGCCTCCACCGTGCTGATGGCGGAGATCATCGACTCGGTGCTGCCCAAGGGCGTCTTCAACGTCATCTGTGGTGACCGCGAGACCGGCAAGGCCATGGTCGAGCACTCCACCCCGGCGATGGCCTCCATCACCGGCTCGGTGCGCGCGGGCATGCAGGTCGCCGAGAGCGCGTCCAAGGACGTCAAGCGCGTCCACCTGGAGCTCGGCGGCAAGGCCCCGGTCGTGGTCTTCGAGGACGCCGACATCCCCAAGGCCGTCGAGGACATCGCGGTCGCCGGTTACTTCAACGCCGGCCAGGACTGCACCGCCGCTACCCGCGTGCTCGTGCACGAGTCGATCCACGACGAGTTCGTGGCCGCGCTCGCCAAGGCCGCCGCCGACACCAAGACCGGCCAGCCGGACGACGAGGACGTGCTGTACGGCCCGCTGAACAACCCGAACCAGCTCAAGCAGGTCGCGGGCTTCATCGAGCGCCTCCCCGCCCACGCCAAGGTCGAGGCGGGTGGCCACCAGGTCGGCGAGAAGGGCTACTTCTACGCCCCGACCGTGGTCTCCGGCCTCAAGCAGGACGACGAGATCATCCAGAACGAGGTCTTCGGCCCCGTCATCACCGTCCAGTCCTTCACCAACGAGGACCAGGCCCTGGAGTACGCGAACGGCGTCGAGTTCGCCCTCGCCTCCTCCGTGTGGACCAAGGACCACGGCCGTGCGATGCGGATGTCCAAGAACCTCGACTTCGGCTGCGTGTGGATCAACACCCACATCCCGCTCGTCGCCGAGATGCCGCACGGCGGCTTCAAGAAGTCCGGCTACGGCAAGGACCTCTCCGCCTACGGCTTCGAGGACTACACGCGCATCAAGCACGTGATGACCTCGCTCGACGGCTGA
- a CDS encoding Lrp/AsnC family transcriptional regulator: MHSEVVVSRSADSRNRQPSPSVDAVSLAIIEQLQEDGRRPYASIGKAVGLSEAAVRQRVQKLLDQGVMQIVAVTDPLTVGLRRQAMVGINVEGDLDPVADALTAMAECEYVVMTAGSFDLMVEIVCEDDDHLLETINKKIRTLPGVRSTESFVYLKLKKQTYMWGTR; this comes from the coding sequence GTGCACAGTGAGGTCGTGGTCAGTCGAAGCGCAGATTCCAGGAACAGACAACCGTCCCCTTCGGTCGATGCTGTGTCCCTGGCGATCATCGAGCAACTGCAGGAGGACGGTCGCCGTCCCTATGCATCGATCGGCAAGGCCGTCGGCCTGTCCGAAGCGGCGGTGCGCCAGCGGGTGCAGAAGCTGCTCGACCAGGGCGTCATGCAGATCGTCGCCGTCACCGACCCGCTCACCGTGGGCCTGCGACGCCAGGCCATGGTCGGCATCAACGTCGAGGGAGACCTCGACCCGGTGGCCGATGCGCTGACCGCCATGGCCGAGTGCGAGTACGTGGTCATGACCGCAGGGTCGTTCGACCTGATGGTGGAAATCGTCTGCGAGGACGACGACCACCTGCTCGAAACGATCAACAAGAAGATCCGCACGCTCCCCGGCGTGCGATCAACCGAAAGCTTCGTTTATCTGAAGCTGAAGAAGCAGACCTACATGTGGGGAACTCGATAG
- a CDS encoding aspartate aminotransferase family protein: MSQDLSKTAYDHLWMHFTRMSSYENAPVPTIVRGEGTYIFDDKGKRYLDGLAGLFVVNAGHGRKELAEVAYKQAQQLAFFPVWSYAHPKAVELAERLADYAPGDLNKVFFTTGGGEAVETAWKLAKQFFKLQGKHTKYKVISRAVAYHGTPQGALSITGLPALKAPFEPLVPGAHKVPNTNIYRAPIYGDDPEAFGRWCADQIEQEILFEGADTVAAVFLEPVQNAGGCFPPPPGYFQRVREICDEYDVLLVSDETICAFGRLGTMFACDKFGYVPDMITCAKGMTSGYSPIGACIVSDRIAEPFYKGENTFLHGYTFGGHPVSSAVAIANLDIFDKEGLNQHVLKNEDAFRSTLEKLHDLPIVGDVRGNGYFYGIELVKDKVTKESFTDEETERVLYGFLSKALFENGLYCRADDRGDPVIQLAPPLIADQGTFDEIEAILRSVLTEAWTKL, encoded by the coding sequence GTGAGCCAGGACCTCTCCAAGACCGCATACGACCACCTGTGGATGCACTTCACCCGCATGTCGTCGTACGAGAACGCACCCGTCCCCACCATCGTGCGTGGTGAGGGCACCTACATCTTCGACGACAAGGGCAAGCGCTACCTCGACGGTCTCGCCGGACTGTTCGTGGTCAACGCAGGTCACGGCCGCAAGGAACTGGCCGAGGTCGCCTACAAGCAGGCTCAGCAGCTCGCTTTCTTCCCCGTGTGGTCGTACGCCCACCCGAAGGCCGTGGAGCTCGCCGAGCGCCTCGCCGACTACGCCCCGGGCGACCTGAACAAGGTCTTCTTCACCACCGGTGGCGGCGAGGCCGTCGAGACGGCCTGGAAGCTGGCCAAGCAGTTCTTCAAGCTGCAGGGCAAGCACACGAAGTACAAGGTCATCTCGCGTGCGGTCGCCTATCACGGCACCCCGCAGGGCGCCCTGTCCATCACGGGCCTCCCCGCCCTGAAGGCTCCCTTCGAGCCGCTGGTCCCCGGCGCGCACAAGGTGCCGAACACCAACATCTACCGCGCCCCGATCTACGGCGACGACCCGGAGGCCTTCGGCCGCTGGTGTGCCGACCAGATCGAGCAGGAGATCCTCTTCGAGGGCGCCGACACCGTCGCCGCCGTCTTCCTGGAGCCGGTGCAGAACGCCGGCGGCTGCTTCCCGCCGCCGCCCGGGTACTTCCAGCGGGTCCGCGAGATCTGCGACGAGTACGACGTCCTGCTCGTCTCCGACGAGACGATCTGCGCGTTCGGCCGCCTCGGCACGATGTTCGCCTGTGACAAGTTCGGCTACGTGCCGGACATGATCACCTGCGCCAAGGGCATGACCTCGGGCTACTCCCCGATCGGTGCCTGCATCGTCTCGGACCGCATCGCGGAGCCGTTCTACAAGGGCGAGAACACCTTCCTGCACGGCTACACCTTCGGCGGACACCCGGTGTCCTCGGCGGTGGCCATCGCCAACCTCGACATTTTCGACAAGGAAGGCCTCAATCAGCACGTGCTGAAGAACGAGGACGCCTTCCGCTCCACGCTGGAGAAGCTGCACGACCTGCCGATCGTCGGCGACGTCCGCGGCAACGGCTACTTCTACGGCATCGAGCTCGTCAAGGACAAGGTCACGAAGGAGTCCTTCACGGACGAGGAGACGGAGCGCGTGCTCTACGGCTTCCTCTCCAAGGCCCTCTTCGAGAACGGCCTGTACTGCCGGGCCGACGACCGCGGCGACCCGGTCATCCAGCTCGCGCCGCCGCTGATCGCGGACCAGGGCACCTTCGACGAGATCGAGGCCATCCTGCGCTCCGTGCTCACCGAGGCGTGGACCAAGCTGTAA
- a CDS encoding ABC transporter ATP-binding protein, whose protein sequence is MVAPPDNAAPPDNDVLWARSLHYSHDGSPALVEVSVAVRQGEIVALTGPRGSGKTTLLRCLSGQLRPQQGEVWFNSLPVHTMGAVVRERLRRDRFGWIGHEPQLLPELKVWENAALPLLLAGASHRSARSAACEWLDRLDIGGFARKRPGALSRAECQRVALARALVNDPAVIFADEPTAPLHRTDRALLLRALTTAARSHDVTVLLATHDEATAAVADRRIALLDGRLAGAAAAASPVADTTEDQTACSLSA, encoded by the coding sequence ATGGTGGCTCCACCGGACAATGCTGCCCCGCCTGACAATGACGTCCTGTGGGCTCGGTCCCTTCACTACTCCCACGACGGTTCCCCGGCCCTCGTCGAGGTCTCCGTCGCAGTCCGCCAGGGCGAGATCGTCGCCCTGACCGGTCCCCGCGGCAGCGGCAAGACCACCCTGCTGCGCTGCCTGTCCGGGCAGCTGCGCCCCCAGCAGGGCGAGGTCTGGTTCAACAGCCTTCCCGTGCACACCATGGGTGCGGTCGTCCGCGAACGGCTGCGCCGCGACCGGTTCGGCTGGATCGGCCACGAGCCCCAGTTGCTGCCCGAGCTGAAGGTCTGGGAGAACGCGGCCCTGCCCCTGCTGCTCGCCGGCGCCTCCCACCGCAGCGCCCGCAGCGCCGCCTGCGAATGGCTGGACCGCCTCGACATCGGCGGCTTCGCCCGCAAGCGCCCCGGCGCCCTCAGCCGCGCCGAGTGCCAGCGCGTCGCCCTCGCCCGGGCCCTGGTCAACGACCCCGCGGTGATCTTCGCCGACGAGCCGACGGCCCCGCTGCACCGCACCGACCGGGCCCTGCTGCTCCGCGCCCTGACCACCGCGGCCCGCTCCCACGACGTCACCGTGCTGCTGGCCACCCACGACGAGGCCACCGCGGCCGTCGCGGACCGCCGGATCGCGCTGCTCGACGGCCGCCTCGCAGGGGCCGCGGCCGCCGCCTCCCCCGTCGCCGACACCACGGAGGACCAGACCGCGTGCTCGCTCTCCGCCTAG
- a CDS encoding serine hydrolase domain-containing protein, with translation MNATTRTLTAAALVLGIASGPAVAHAATAAAPAPLSQGLVTPAIATPPNAGALEKAIAGLGPGHADATAALVRVGGSSGSWQGHSGVADVRTGRPALERGRFRAGSVTKAFTAAVVLQLAAEGRVELDRPVQEYLPGLLPGTFKPVTVRQLLNYTSGIRPADGPGDTFEDALAHRFDRDDPRALIANAVAKGPEFDPGTRQHYLNIDYTILGVLIEKVTGRSYEQAVTTRIFKPLGLRDTSLPSRTQTRIPGPHNRGYQAVTRADGTRELVDVTEWNSWSNWAAGDLISTTADLERFTVALFGGRLVPPAQLEEMFTVPEVKDFESGEDAEQTAGLKRLVLPDGTVAYGKTGSRHGYSTVIGGTRDLSRTLVYSVNSVDAKGRDMNKVAFDIVMAAFTR, from the coding sequence ATGAACGCCACGACGCGCACGCTGACCGCCGCCGCTCTGGTGCTGGGGATCGCTTCCGGTCCGGCCGTCGCGCATGCCGCGACCGCTGCGGCGCCGGCTCCTCTTTCACAGGGGTTGGTCACACCGGCGATCGCGACGCCGCCGAACGCGGGGGCGCTGGAGAAGGCGATCGCCGGGCTCGGCCCCGGGCACGCGGATGCGACGGCCGCGCTGGTCCGCGTGGGCGGTTCGAGCGGCAGCTGGCAGGGGCACTCCGGTGTCGCCGATGTCCGTACGGGGCGCCCGGCGCTGGAGCGGGGCCGCTTCCGGGCGGGGTCGGTGACCAAGGCCTTCACCGCGGCGGTGGTGCTCCAGCTGGCCGCCGAGGGGCGCGTGGAGCTGGACCGTCCGGTGCAGGAGTACCTGCCGGGCCTGCTGCCGGGGACCTTCAAGCCCGTCACGGTGCGGCAGTTGCTGAACTACACGAGTGGCATCCGTCCGGCCGACGGCCCGGGTGACACCTTCGAGGACGCCTTGGCCCACCGGTTCGACCGGGACGATCCGCGGGCGTTGATCGCCAACGCGGTGGCGAAGGGGCCCGAGTTCGACCCGGGGACCCGTCAGCACTACCTCAACATCGACTACACCATCCTGGGCGTGCTGATCGAGAAGGTGACGGGCCGGTCCTACGAACAGGCCGTGACCACGCGGATATTCAAGCCGCTCGGGCTGCGCGACACCTCGTTGCCGAGCCGGACGCAGACGCGGATACCGGGTCCGCACAACCGCGGCTACCAGGCGGTGACGCGGGCCGACGGCACGCGGGAGCTGGTGGATGTGACCGAGTGGAACTCCTGGTCCAACTGGGCCGCCGGGGACCTGATATCGACGACGGCGGACCTGGAGCGCTTCACGGTGGCCCTCTTCGGTGGGCGGCTGGTACCCCCGGCGCAGCTGGAGGAGATGTTCACGGTGCCGGAGGTGAAGGACTTCGAGAGCGGGGAGGACGCGGAACAGACGGCGGGACTGAAGCGGCTTGTCCTGCCGGACGGCACGGTGGCCTACGGCAAGACGGGCTCGCGCCACGGCTACAGCACCGTCATCGGCGGCACGCGGGACCTGTCGCGCACCCTCGTCTACTCGGTCAACTCCGTGGACGCCAAGGGCCGGGACATGAACAAGGTGGCCTTCGACATCGTGATGGCGGCCTTCACCCGGTAG
- a CDS encoding polyamine ABC transporter substrate-binding protein: MPELAFSRRSALYGLGAAGLVAALAGCGVPAAYVPEEGREGPDRSERDRSVVFSNWPLYIDTDEEDEERRPTLEAFSEQTGIEVRYTEEINDNDEFFGKVSPALMNRQETGHDLIVVSDWMAARFVHLGWAQKLDRSVQPNVARHLDPQLRSPAFDEGRLHTVPWQSGITGIAYNRKALGREIKSVKDLWQPDLAGKVTLFSGLDESFALLMQGNGVDVTRWTESDFHRMCDQVESMVKKKHIRRFTGNDYTSDLSKGDVLACQAYSGDAIQLQADNPDIEFVVPEEGAELWAESLLVPNLARHKANAEALMDYYYAPEVAAELAASVNYVCPVPAAREVLAASDDKETAELAENPLIFPDEDMRKRLVVARDISSAERRSLARRWNAIVGL; the protein is encoded by the coding sequence ATGCCTGAACTCGCCTTCTCCCGCCGTTCTGCGCTGTACGGCCTCGGTGCCGCGGGCCTCGTGGCCGCCCTCGCCGGCTGCGGCGTGCCCGCCGCCTATGTGCCCGAGGAAGGGCGCGAGGGCCCGGACCGCTCGGAGCGGGACCGCAGTGTCGTCTTCTCCAACTGGCCGCTCTACATCGACACCGACGAGGAGGACGAGGAGCGCCGTCCCACGCTGGAGGCCTTCTCGGAGCAGACGGGCATCGAGGTCCGGTACACCGAGGAGATCAACGACAACGACGAGTTCTTCGGCAAGGTCAGCCCGGCCCTGATGAACCGCCAGGAGACCGGCCACGACCTGATCGTGGTCAGCGACTGGATGGCCGCCCGCTTCGTCCACCTGGGCTGGGCCCAGAAGCTGGACCGGTCGGTCCAGCCCAATGTGGCCAGGCACCTCGATCCGCAGCTGCGTTCCCCCGCCTTCGACGAGGGCCGGCTGCACACCGTCCCCTGGCAGTCGGGGATCACCGGCATCGCCTACAACCGCAAGGCCCTGGGCCGGGAGATCAAATCGGTCAAGGACCTGTGGCAGCCGGACCTGGCGGGCAAGGTGACCCTCTTCTCCGGCCTGGACGAGTCCTTCGCCCTGCTGATGCAGGGCAACGGCGTGGACGTCACGCGCTGGACCGAGTCCGACTTCCACCGGATGTGCGACCAGGTCGAGAGCATGGTGAAGAAGAAGCACATCCGCCGCTTCACCGGCAACGACTACACCTCCGATCTGAGCAAGGGCGATGTCCTCGCCTGCCAGGCCTACTCCGGTGACGCCATCCAACTCCAGGCCGACAACCCGGACATCGAGTTCGTCGTCCCCGAGGAGGGGGCCGAGCTCTGGGCGGAGAGCCTGCTCGTCCCCAACCTGGCCCGGCACAAGGCCAATGCCGAGGCCCTCATGGACTACTACTACGCCCCGGAGGTGGCCGCCGAGCTCGCCGCCTCGGTCAACTACGTCTGCCCCGTCCCGGCCGCCCGGGAGGTTCTGGCCGCCTCCGACGACAAGGAGACCGCCGAACTGGCCGAGAACCCGCTGATCTTCCCGGACGAGGACATGCGCAAGAGGCTGGTCGTGGCACGGGACATCTCCTCCGCCGAGCGCCGCTCCCTCGCCAGGCGCTGGAACGCGATCGTCGGCCTCTGA